The following proteins are co-located in the Terriglobales bacterium genome:
- a CDS encoding zinc-ribbon domain containing protein, with amino-acid sequence MEFQDKILKCVDCGADFVFTAGEQLFFHDKQFKNEPKRCKPCKAKRASSLGASASANGSAGSGSYVKVETRTTCSNCGKETTVPFKPTQGRPVFCRECFQQRRTTAAGASA; translated from the coding sequence ATGGAATTCCAGGACAAGATACTGAAGTGCGTTGACTGCGGGGCCGACTTCGTCTTCACCGCCGGGGAACAACTTTTCTTCCACGACAAGCAGTTCAAGAACGAACCCAAGCGCTGCAAACCCTGCAAGGCAAAACGGGCAAGCTCGCTGGGTGCGTCTGCCAGCGCCAACGGTAGCGCGGGCAGCGGCAGCTACGTGAAAGTCGAGACCCGGACTACGTGCTCCAATTGCGGCAAGGAAACCACCGTCCCGTTCAAACCCACGCAAGGACGGCCGGTGTTCTGCCGCGAGTGCTTCCAGCAGCGCCGCACGACGGCGGCGGGCGCCAGCGCATAA
- the rpsU gene encoding 30S ribosomal protein S21, whose translation MAEVRVQEGEPLENALRRFKRKVQTEDIIKEVKRHSFYLKPGEKKRMKQALARKRSRKKARKEQE comes from the coding sequence TTGGCAGAAGTTCGCGTACAAGAGGGAGAACCTCTTGAAAACGCCCTCCGCCGCTTCAAGCGCAAGGTCCAGACGGAAGACATCATCAAGGAAGTGAAGCGTCATTCCTTCTATCTGAAGCCCGGCGAAAAGAAGCGGATGAAGCAAGCCCTGGCGCGCAAACGCAGCCGCAAGAAGGCGCGCAAGGAGCAGGAGTAG